A genome region from Arachis duranensis cultivar V14167 chromosome 8, aradu.V14167.gnm2.J7QH, whole genome shotgun sequence includes the following:
- the LOC107460935 gene encoding serine/threonine-protein kinase-like protein At1g28390: protein MGYLSCNADSAIATCDPNYCHFKNRKTNNLLQIRHFPYSDILAATKTFSADTFLGKGSHGSVYKATLDGGKLIAAVKKTKHAKPSSRRHQSTAAASCTGCGNCTSPAENEIEILSRVFSPRRLVNLIGFCTDPSNGGKLIVVEYMPNGSLHDLLHSPVRPPGWTARVRLALQIAKAVHALHTSNPPVIHRDIKSSNVLIDGAWNARLGDFGLALRGHVEDVRVKCTPPAGTLGYLDPCYLAPEDLSAKSDVFSFGILLLEILSGRNAIDVNFSPPSVVDWAVPLIKRGEFAVICDRRIGAPSDKEVVRMVAVMAAMCVRSTAEKRPSMEEVVQCLKIARKRMRAVPIWSGLRWRVRRVESEKRLEWEARECDSYYDRSEEEVVRAAKGGVSRRKKNRKVSNVTGAEYYGRPSSNHVVRSKSIGAGSLKVNSDSGSSRSQQNGSGFVRRRSKLNKSRSMGVLQGSSRLSSHYYESDPIHSLETAMLSKWVITDKLEKKLLEKPLVNSVGIN from the coding sequence ATGGGTTATCTCTCTTGCAATGCCGACTCTGCAATCGCCACCTGTGACCCTAACTACTGCCATTTCAAGAACCGCAAAACCAACAACCTCCTTCAAATCCGCCACTTCCCTTACTCCGACATCCTCGCCGCAACTAAAACCTTCTCCGCCGATACCTTCCTCGGCAAAGGCAGCCACGGCAGCGTCTACAAAGCCACACTCGACGGCGGCAAGCTCATCGCCGCCGTCAAGAAAACTAAGCACGCCAAACCATCATCACGCCGTCACCAAAGTACCGCTGCAGCATCTTGCACCGGTTGCGGCAACTGCACCAGCCCGGCGGAGAACGAGATCGAGATCCTCTCTCGCGTCTTTAGCCCCCGCCGGCTAGTGAACCTCATCGGATTCTGCACCGATCCAAGCAACGGCGGCAAGCTCATCGTCGTCGAGTACATGCCGAACGGCTCCCTCCACGACCTCCTACACTCGCCGGTCCGACCGCCCGGTTGGACCGCACGCGTCCGGCTCGCACTTCAAATCGCGAAGGCGGTTCACGCGCTTCACACATCAAACCCTCCGGTGATCCACAGAGACATTAAATCTTCCAACGTTCTCATCGACGGAGCGTGGAACGCGAGGCTCGGAGACTTTGGGCTCGCGCTGAGAGGACACGTGGAGGACGTGCGCGTGAAGTGCACACCGCCAGCTGGCACGTTAGGGTACCTTGATCCTTGCTATCTTGCGCCCGAGGATCTGAGCGCTAAGAGCGACGTCTTCAGCTTCGGGATCTTGCTGTTAGAGATTCTCAGCGGCAGGAACGCCATCGACGTGAACTTCAGTCCGCCATCGGTGGTCGACTGGGCAGTGCCGTTGATTAAGAGAGGAGAGTTCGCCGTCATTTGCGACAGGCGAATCGGAGCGCCGTCGGATAAAGAGGTGGTTCGAATGGTGGCGGTGATGGCGGCCATGTGCGTGAGGTCCACGGCGGAGAAGAGGCCGTCGATGGAGGAGGTTGTGCAGTGCTTGAAGATTGCAAGGAAGAGAATGCGCGCGGTGCCGATATGGAGTGGATTGAGGTGGCGCGTGAGGCGCGTGGAAAGTGAGAAACGGTTAGAATGGGAAGCGCGTGAGTGTGACAGTTATTACGATAGGAGTGAGGAGGAGGTAGTGAGAGCGGCGAAGGGTGGTGTGAGtagaaggaagaaaaacaggaaGGTATCCAATGTGACGGGTGCAGAGTATTATGGTAGACCCTCATCCAATCATGTAGTGAGGTCAAAGTCAATTGGTGCGGGTTCTCTGAAAGTAAATTCGGATTCGGGAAGTTCGCGGTCGCAACAAAACGGGTCGGGTTTCGTGAGGAGAAGGTCGAAGCTTAACAAGTCTAGGTCCATGGGGGTGTTGCAAGGTTCTTCTCGTTTATCATCACATTATTATGAAAGTGATCCAATACATTCGTTAGAAACGGCAATGTTGTCTAAGTGGGTCATTACGGATAAGTTGGAAAAAAAACTGCTTGAGAAACCGTTAGTTAATTCtgttggaattaattaa